TAATTCACAAACACATCCCAATATAATAATCATTTTGTCAAAACTAAAATCACAGACAAATAACATTGaaactaaaatattaaaaaaaattatagcatTGAATTTGAAGATTTTAAATTATGAACATACTGTAAAACCTAAACATGAGCAAATTATTTTATTAACTATGAAAATTGTCCTAAGTTACTCTATGTTATATTGTTATgtacttaatttaatttattttttttggttgtgagttgaagatatttttttttctaccatCATAATACAATGTGGGTtagaatttcaattttttttcaaactGTTTTATTCGTAATTTACAGCACATATTAAATTAAACATTTTGTATTGTATTAATTAAAATGtcatcttattataacattttgatatttatatatttgaaatAGTTTATACATTTCAATAATATATCATAAgtctttaattaatttgatttttttaaatatatattttttactccTAAATAAAAATTGAAAGTGAATGAGCGATATATAAAATCATAGCAAATATACCAAAATAAGTAAGTAGTTATCTAAggatatttgaataaatatttttgtaatagaaagataaaaaaatatgaaCCAGATCAATAACATATTTGGAAAGAAAATAAACATTGAGCAACACAAATAAAATGATCTTATGAACCGAACCTAGCattaatactttaattttttattttcattttttttagtaaatttttttattttcatttaattattgctCAAaggaaattaataattaatataatattacTTCCTGCAACACTAACTAACCAACTCATTTCTTTCTTTAGTGATTATTAAATACGTTATCAAGATTTCTCAAATCcacaaatcataaaaacatatttCATTGTTTGTTTATATGAACAGAACAAAACATAAGTTTGAGactcaaattttattaaaataaataaaaaacttgtGACAAAACTATTGAAAAAAATATGTATTATACATAAATTATCGTTTAAtagttagatttaatatttttttaattgtttttaataCTTGTTTGAAGTCGTTTAAATAAGTTAgataaattcaaaaaaaaaaaattaataagtcataataattttctaatcatatattttaaaattttattaattatttattatatatttaatcctaaaaaaatgtagtaattttttaaatatatatataatatgataatattttagatCATAAACTATCATATTTAAGATATAAAACATTCATTATATTATTCAAATACACCTTAATAATTGAAGAATAaagttttttattattgataaaagataaatattattctaatttcacacaatcatactatttatatacacactatatttatatatataatatttattgttattcGATATATATATCTAggtcaaataaaaaaatattatatttttttatgtataaataataattttttaataaaatttaagattatgcattatatattattattataatgatattttataatatttaaatttatattaatataatttattactatatattcatatcataataatattttatatagcatttgaatttaaatttatattaatataattattaaatatttagtctttcattaaatattttataatatttaaatttatattaatataattaataaatatttatttttaagtagttttaaatataaattcggttaaatatttaaaatattcctttaaaattaataaatcgcctgtaaaataaaaagttaaatatacattttttttatatataaatattttttccaTCAAATTTTTAATTGGCACAAAATAATTTACtcctaaaataaattataatagaATAGAATGTGAACTCGTTGATGCAAGCAAAGCAAGAGTTCAGCGAATTGgataaaatccaaaaaaaaaattccctaaaaaaaaccaaaaatttaTGAATTGAAACTCGAGCGCAAAAAAATtacacttatttatttatatttaataaatattactcCCTCGACTCAAATCGACGGGAAGGAAACTTAAAAAATCTGCAtttatcttcttctcttactCTTTTCAATTTCATCGTCGGCTGAACCCAAAGAATCTGCTTGCTTCGTCCGGCAAATCTATTGTTTCTATTTTAAATTCACGAAAGAAAAAACCCTAAATTATCTCTCGGCCACCGCTCCACTTGGCCCCTCCGGCCAATCCACCTCGCCGTCCTTTACCCTTCATCGCCGTCAGGTATCTTATTTTActtactctttatttttcatttctATTTTTGTTTTGACTAGACATTTTAGGAATGCAGTGCTGAGCTTAGATTCACGTTAGTGAAATTGAAATCCGGGGTACCATTTTCTCTATAACAGATATGAAGTCAAAATTTTGGTAGAGTTGATTACCCAAATGAATCATAAAGATTATATCTTTTTGTTTTTAAATCACAATTTATGAATTATTTTGCTTTTTGTTTCTGGgaaggatttttttttctttacacaTACATGTGTGTGGAGATTTGTAATTGTAAAGACCCATCCTTACATGTCTATTAAAACAATTTTGACAAAATACAGTGAGGCGCATCTCCCCGCTAGATCCTTAACAGCTCCGGCCTTGAACTCTAGGGGCTATTTTAGATATTGGATACATATTTCAACTTCTGATTTAAAACAGTTGGGAATGgaaaaaatatttaaagttaGTGACTTTAGGTATTTGCGTAATCATATGTTTCTGGTGATGAGATTCATTATTATATTGAATGACTGTATGAGTGTCCAGTTGTATGGTTTGAGAATTCAGGTCGTCGAAATATGTTTGAGATCCCTAAAGTATGTTCCTTAATCTAGTTGTGTCTTGAGCTTAGCTTATCATGGCTCACTATGTCAATTACCAAGATTTTATTTACTTTCCCTCCACGGCTGTCATTTATTACTGGATCAGAGATTTTACAACTAGTAACTTGACATAAAGGAAGAAAACAAAAAGTACAGTAACCAATGAATCTAATGTTGATGTTTGCCCCTTCCATTGTACTTTTCATCAGCTTAAATGACAACTATTGCGGATCCAGGACCAACTGATAAATCTGTGCTCTATGATCAAGATAGTCATGTTTCTTCAGCAGTTTGGGATGGGCAGGTTGGATAGAAGTTAAAGTTTGCTTTTACCCTTTAtttctttattaaaaaaataaaaaataccgcATGTTTCTATTTGTGGTTTAAACTGATTACTACATTTGAAGGAGCGAGGCGTGCTTAGATGTCATGAGCACACTTCAATGCTGGAACAATGGAAACTCACCCCTCAACAAATTGAGTTGGTTGAGAAGACTGGATTTGGGTACCTTAGAGTGATTCCCTCGTTTTCTCTTGATAATTCACTCATCTCAGCCCTTGTTGAGAGGTGGAGAAGAGAAACAAATACATTTCACTTTCCTGTTGGGGAGATGACTATAACTCTTGAAGATGTAGGCCTGATTCTTGGGTTGGCAATTGATGGAAAACCTGTTATTGGTGCTTCATCAAACACACCCAGCTCAGTTTGTGAATCTCTTCTAGGGAAAGCACCAGAGGACCTGAATGGTGGAATGTTGAAGCTAACTTGGTTGAAAGAGTCCTTTTCTAAATGTCCTGAGGATGCATCCCCTGAAGTGATTGAGCGTTATACACGGGCTTATCTTCTGTATCTTGTTGGCAGCACAGTATTTTCCACAACAACTGGGAACAAAGTCTCTATCATGTATCTTCCGTTGTTTGAAAATTTTGAAGAAGCAGGAAAATATGCATGGGGAGCAGCAGCATTAGCATTCCTGTACAGAACTCTTGGCAATGCTTCTCTCAAATCTCAAGGCACCATTAGCGGTTCTTTGACTTTAGTTCAGGTAACTAAGTTAACTATTATATTTTTTTCCCTTCATTTGCATGAGATGGGTTCTGCAGTTTGTTGTAAATGTTAGAAGGCCATAAAATATATACCTTCTTTGTAACGATTTTATATTGTTCTCTTTAGTGTTGGAGTTACTATCACCTTAATCTTGGCCGACCAAAGATCAATGAAGATACAAGTGGTAGATTTCCATTTGCACTTAGGTGGAAAGGAAGACAAAGTGGATCAAGATCAACATCCAATATAGTTGCCTATCGCAAGGCCTTAGATTCTCTTGCACCTTGTGATGTACGTGAAGAGATGACCCACTTAACTATATATGGATTTTATTTGTTCAGGATTTTACCAAAATTTGAATCGTTGATAACAAATGCAGGTTCAGTGGCTTCCCTACAAAGATTTAGATTTTTCGGTAGTCCCAGAACATATAAAGGATAATTTAGACCTGAGAAGATCAAAGACTATGCTGATATGCTTTGACAAAGCAGAAAAACATATGCCAGATCGCTGTTTAAGGCAATTTGGTTTGCCACAATCAATCCCAGAGAAAGTCAAGCGTTGGGAGAAAAAA
This genomic interval from Humulus lupulus chromosome 8, drHumLupu1.1, whole genome shotgun sequence contains the following:
- the LOC133794485 gene encoding protein MAIN-LIKE 2-like — protein: MTTIADPGPTDKSVLYDQDSHVSSAVWDGQERGVLRCHEHTSMLEQWKLTPQQIELVEKTGFGYLRVIPSFSLDNSLISALVERWRRETNTFHFPVGEMTITLEDVGLILGLAIDGKPVIGASSNTPSSVCESLLGKAPEDLNGGMLKLTWLKESFSKCPEDASPEVIERYTRAYLLYLVGSTVFSTTTGNKVSIMYLPLFENFEEAGKYAWGAAALAFLYRTLGNASLKSQGTISGSLTLVQCWSYYHLNLGRPKINEDTSGRFPFALRWKGRQSGSRSTSNIVAYRKALDSLAPCDVQWLPYKDLDFSVVPEHIKDNLDLRRSKTMLICFDKAEKHMPDRCLRQFGLPQSIPEKVKRWEKKIRTPGPGKDLTNDVESEAKVKLQAELKEWLERKLLIVESGDDVDESEYMQWYEKITRRFLGRPESLESEFQRTVAAMKEIASIAESVSIDRMDSRDKKLLNEIKSSVHNCLTEIVGEARKGRRKSAAKRKRSDDSNSRED